Proteins encoded within one genomic window of Rubritalea squalenifaciens DSM 18772:
- a CDS encoding cell division protein FtsQ/DivIB translates to MIKLVAVLIIVGIGVYLGGRAIRDHFVNNEEFLLRELSLETNGYLTYERVVEIGEINLNGTIFEVDIDELEQKLMDRPEVVTATVERKMPGKIEVKLQERVPVAWVSCRQLGLAGRNPLSGILMDEDGVVFQCQGDLWNVAKDLPVFELPEAEEGAFQLGEKMNHKEAERALSLLNLINSKLGEEADWAVSRITVLNFHSMMVTSTDHVDATFDMYDHERQLSDLLDARRHARETGRELAWINLLPRHNIPGGFKGENGAE, encoded by the coding sequence ATGATCAAGTTGGTGGCGGTTTTGATCATCGTGGGGATCGGGGTGTATCTCGGCGGCCGTGCCATTCGGGATCACTTCGTCAACAACGAGGAATTTTTACTGCGCGAACTCAGCTTAGAGACTAACGGCTATCTCACCTATGAGCGTGTGGTGGAAATCGGAGAAATCAATCTCAATGGTACCATCTTTGAGGTGGATATCGATGAACTTGAACAAAAGCTCATGGACAGGCCTGAGGTGGTCACTGCGACCGTCGAGCGCAAGATGCCAGGAAAGATTGAGGTGAAACTGCAGGAGCGTGTGCCCGTGGCTTGGGTATCCTGTCGCCAGTTAGGTTTGGCGGGTAGGAATCCTTTGTCCGGGATACTCATGGATGAAGACGGCGTAGTTTTCCAGTGTCAGGGTGACCTGTGGAATGTGGCTAAAGATCTTCCCGTGTTTGAACTTCCTGAAGCCGAAGAGGGGGCTTTCCAGCTAGGAGAGAAGATGAATCACAAAGAGGCTGAGCGTGCGCTAAGCTTGCTGAATCTGATTAACAGCAAACTTGGTGAGGAGGCTGACTGGGCGGTTAGCCGGATTACGGTATTAAATTTTCACTCAATGATGGTGACTTCCACTGACCACGTGGACGCCACCTTTGACATGTATGATCACGAGCGTCAGCTCAGTGACCTTCTGGATGCTAGGCGTCACGCCCGCGAGACGGGCCGTGAGTTGGCCTGGATTAATTTGCTGCCGAGGCACAATATTCCCGGCGGCTTTAAAGGAGAAAATGGCGCGGAGTGA